Proteins encoded in a region of the Paenibacillus pedocola genome:
- a CDS encoding methyltransferase: MSAGDEFQTYSKLLNLEFYNGKDNYSDGEIEDEIINYLKESQGDETILENIFQKDTRWPIIYHLSHIRKNIVNWYPFKQGSRILEIGAGMGAITGTLCDSASHVTAIELSKRRAEAIAIRNYNRDNLEIIVGNLNDIELPHKYDYITLIGVLEYAESFTHGEQPYTEFLKKISKFLAPNGKLLIAIENRLGLKYWCGAKEDHTNIRYDGINGYPSSMGVRTFGRNELETLLVSSGFKSNQFYYPLPDYKLPQVIFSDDYLPTIKNSKRYRPFYAGNENLYLSEHSAIDAIVDNNSFPIMANSFFVEATFNDDKDSKVSFVTFNNDRYEHLRVHTRIVDNKTVEKFCDEKALKHLEGIEHNNLQLNKLGMPMVKEVLLHNRLVSDFMPYETVEDRILELFKSRKKEEAIEVIDQFWEMLLTCSTNKVDDNSSFSFFMEGYIDLIFSNCFIKEEAFYFFDQEWKFEVVPTEFILFRAITSLYRFNSFIETIIPMKELFSRYSIDEKKINYFNGFNEMKMQQILDMHIVEYLEKRSHFNDTRSIEDSYADQIDKISNDYEKEIERIHKEHSNELNNKNDQIKSIVEDYEKAIETIHKEHSNELINKDVQIKSIVEDYEKEMGRRKNEEDSRLQQICSDYESEIARLNTIISEYSNKTFLLQDRNDELELYKNGIQQNYMLVRKAWKSYFKKNS; this comes from the coding sequence ATGAGTGCTGGAGACGAGTTTCAAACATATTCTAAATTATTGAATTTAGAGTTCTATAATGGAAAAGACAATTATAGTGATGGAGAAATTGAAGACGAAATTATTAATTATCTAAAAGAGTCACAAGGTGACGAAACAATACTAGAAAACATTTTCCAAAAGGATACACGCTGGCCAATTATTTATCATTTATCTCATATTAGAAAAAATATTGTCAATTGGTATCCCTTTAAACAAGGATCAAGGATATTGGAGATTGGTGCAGGGATGGGGGCTATTACGGGTACACTCTGTGATAGCGCAAGTCATGTGACAGCGATAGAATTATCTAAACGAAGAGCAGAAGCAATTGCGATTAGAAATTATAATAGAGATAATTTAGAGATAATCGTGGGGAATTTAAACGATATTGAGCTGCCACATAAATATGATTATATTACTTTAATTGGTGTGTTGGAATATGCTGAGTCATTTACTCACGGAGAACAACCGTATACCGAATTTTTGAAGAAAATCAGTAAGTTTCTTGCTCCAAATGGCAAACTTTTAATAGCTATAGAGAATAGATTAGGGCTTAAATATTGGTGTGGTGCTAAAGAGGATCACACTAATATACGATATGATGGGATCAATGGATATCCTTCATCAATGGGTGTAAGAACCTTTGGGCGAAATGAACTTGAAACGCTACTAGTTTCTTCGGGGTTTAAGAGCAATCAGTTTTATTATCCGTTACCAGATTATAAACTTCCACAGGTTATATTTTCGGATGATTATTTGCCCACTATCAAAAACTCGAAGAGATACAGACCATTTTATGCTGGAAATGAAAATCTTTATTTAAGTGAACATAGTGCGATTGATGCTATTGTTGATAACAATTCGTTCCCTATAATGGCGAATTCTTTTTTTGTTGAAGCGACTTTTAACGATGACAAAGATTCAAAGGTTTCTTTTGTTACTTTCAACAATGACAGGTATGAACATTTGAGAGTTCATACAAGAATAGTTGATAATAAAACAGTAGAGAAATTTTGTGATGAAAAGGCGTTAAAGCATTTAGAGGGGATTGAGCATAATAATCTTCAGCTAAATAAATTAGGAATGCCCATGGTCAAAGAAGTCTTGCTTCATAACCGATTAGTGAGTGATTTTATGCCCTATGAAACTGTTGAAGATAGAATTCTTGAATTGTTTAAAAGTAGAAAAAAGGAAGAAGCTATTGAAGTAATTGATCAATTTTGGGAAATGCTTTTGACATGTTCAACAAACAAAGTCGATGATAATAGTTCTTTTAGTTTTTTCATGGAAGGCTATATCGATTTAATTTTTTCGAATTGCTTTATAAAAGAAGAGGCCTTTTATTTTTTTGATCAGGAATGGAAGTTTGAAGTTGTACCAACAGAGTTTATTTTATTTAGGGCAATAACTAGTTTATATCGTTTTAACAGTTTTATTGAAACGATAATCCCCATGAAAGAGCTTTTCTCAAGATATAGTATAGATGAGAAAAAAATCAATTATTTTAATGGATTTAATGAAATGAAAATGCAACAAATTCTTGATATGCATATTGTTGAATATCTGGAGAAACGAAGTCATTTTAATGATACTAGAAGCATTGAAGATTCATATGCTGACCAAATAGATAAAATTAGTAATGATTATGAAAAAGAAATAGAAAGAATTCATAAGGAACATTCGAATGAGTTGAATAATAAAAACGATCAAATTAAATCAATTGTTGAAGACTATGAAAAGGCAATAGAAACAATTCATAAAGAACACTCAAATGAGTTAATCAATAAGGACGTTCAAATCAAATCAATTGTTGAAGACTACGAGAAGGAAATGGGTAGACGTAAAAACGAGGAGGATTCTCGTTTGCAACAGATATGTAGTGATTATGAAAGTGAAATAGCTCGACTGAATACAATAATCAGTGAATACAGTAATAAGACGTTCTTGTTGCAAGATAGAAATGACGAACTAGAGTTATATAAAAATGGTATCCAGCAAAACTATATGTTAGTACGAAAAGCTTGGAAAAGCTATTTTAAAAAAAATAGTTAA